In a single window of the Danio rerio strain Tuebingen ecotype United States chromosome 20, GRCz12tu, whole genome shotgun sequence genome:
- the traf3ip2a gene encoding E3 ubiquitin ligase TRAF3IP2 — protein MESFPDCCPHLSMPVETDESMTSSSLNLAWPACQQCESQNLTEAGRSGVPRPEMCVHDASRVHYLDRGYGLQPEDLRVSTFRKQSISDSHPPESPAGLPSFYLPQSPRQHLQIDRRSHIEDLSEHFSRVNLHRHCNSTVLYSHTQKSVTEDEESIEKPRPLRTDQGDDFCRFPSSKKAGFYGECPPERVLYHWHGQSAHYPQPNYPLHQPLPGYYVQNRHISREPAIANPPQGTSGQSTAPMRELMSEVCVQPSQASAVGHPQTLRRNISLPDICRDLFITYSMDIATELMPFVSFLINQGFRPAIDIFEDRVRQMDINKWMDSFLKNKSVLIIVVISPKYKADVEGEESDQHGLHTKYIHTQIQNEFILQRCLNFRLVPVLFPNANQTHVPLWLQSTRLYRWPEDSKDLLLRLLREEKYIVPPLGKELTLTIKPL, from the exons ACTGCTGTCCACATCTTAGTATGCCTGTAGAGACAGATGAATCTATGACATCATCATCTCTCAATCTGGCTTGGCCTGCATGCCAGCAGTGTGAATCACAGAACCTTACGGAGGCTGGCAGAAGTGGAGTGCCTCGTCCAGAGATGTGTGTTCATGATGCAAGTAGAGTGCATTACCTAGATCGTGGCTATGGGCTTCAACCTGAAGATTTAAGGGTCAGTACGTTCAGAAAACAGTCCATAAGTGATTCACATCCACCAGAAAGTCCTGCAGGCCTGCCCAGTTTCTACTTGCCTCAAAGTCCAAGACAGCACCTTCAGATAGACCGTAGATCCCATATAGAAGACCTGAGTGAACATTTTTCAAGAGTCAACCTTCACCGTCACTGCAATTCCACTGTGTTGTATTCACACACCCAAAAGTCTGTGACTGAGGATGAGGAAAGTATTGAAAAGCCGCGTCCTCTCCGTACTGACCAGGGGGACGATTTCTGCAGGTTTCCTTCATCAAAAAAGGCCGGATTTTACG GTGAGTGCCCACCAGAACGGGTTTTATATCACTGGCATGGACAATCTGCACATTACCCACAGCCCAACTATCCGCTGCATCAGCCCCTACCTGGGTATTATGTTCAGAATAG gcaCATATCTAGAGAACCAGCCATTGCGAACCCCCCTCAAGGTACATCCGGTCAGAGCACAGCACCTATGAGAGAGCTCATGTCAGAAGTTTGTGTCCAGCCATCCCAAGCATCTGCTGTTGGCCACCCTCAAACACTAAGGCGTAACATCAGTCTTCCTGACATCTGCA GAGACCTATTCATTACATACTCTATGGACATTGCAACAGAGCTGATGCCCTTCGTGAGCTTTTTGATCAATCAAGGATTCAGACCAGCT atCGATATATTTGAAGACCGAGTTAGACAAATGGACATCAACAAATGGATGGACAgtttcttaaaaaat aAGTCTGTGTTAATCATTGTAGTGATTAGCCCAAAGTATAAAGCAGATGTTGAGGGAGAGGAATCTGATCAGCATGGACTGCACACCAAGTACATCCACACCCAG attcaaaATGAATTCATTCTGCAGAGATGTTTGAACTTCAGACTGGTACCAGTGCTTTTTCCCAATGCAAACCAG ACTCACGTTCCTCTGTGGCTGCAGAGCACTCGTCTGTACCGATGGCCGGAAGATTCAAAGGACCTATTACTGCGTTTGCTTAGAGAAGAGAAATACATTGTCCCTCCACTGGGCAAAGAGCTGACGCTCACTATCAAGCCCCTATAA